Proteins encoded in a region of the Marinobacter arenosus genome:
- the fghA gene encoding S-formylglutathione hydrolase, protein MELLSTNLCFDGEHRRYRHHSATLECDMEFAVFLPPRAVAREPRKVPVMYWLSGLTCTDQNFMQKAGAMKRAAELGLAIVCPDTSPRGLNLPGEDDEYDFGTGAGFYINATQQPWAPHYRMYDYVVKELPQLVENELPVTDQRSISGHSMGGHGALIAALKNPGRYASVSAFAPIANPSECPWGQKAFTGYLGDDVSAWEEWDATLLIPTARERLPLLVDQGTADDFLDTQLNPEALAEVCETFHHHINLRMHRGYDHSYFFIASFIDDHLTYHAQALGLR, encoded by the coding sequence ATGGAACTCCTATCCACCAATCTCTGTTTCGACGGCGAGCACCGTCGTTACCGGCACCACTCAGCCACGCTCGAATGCGATATGGAGTTTGCGGTGTTCCTGCCGCCGCGGGCCGTGGCTCGGGAACCGCGCAAAGTACCGGTGATGTACTGGCTGTCGGGGCTGACCTGCACCGACCAGAACTTCATGCAGAAGGCCGGGGCCATGAAACGGGCGGCCGAGCTGGGCCTTGCCATCGTCTGCCCGGACACCAGCCCTCGCGGCCTCAATCTCCCCGGAGAGGACGACGAATACGACTTCGGCACCGGCGCCGGGTTTTACATCAATGCCACGCAACAACCCTGGGCGCCTCATTACCGGATGTACGATTACGTGGTCAAGGAACTGCCACAACTGGTCGAAAATGAACTGCCGGTGACCGATCAGCGGTCCATCAGTGGCCACTCCATGGGTGGCCACGGCGCGCTCATTGCGGCCCTCAAGAACCCGGGGCGCTATGCCTCGGTCTCAGCCTTTGCGCCCATTGCCAATCCGTCCGAGTGCCCCTGGGGCCAGAAAGCCTTCACGGGGTATCTCGGGGACGATGTCTCGGCCTGGGAGGAATGGGATGCCACGCTGCTGATCCCGACGGCGCGGGAACGATTGCCGCTGTTGGTTGACCAGGGCACCGCCGACGATTTCCTGGATACCCAGCTCAATCCGGAGGCGCTTGCGGAGGTCTGTGAAACCTTTCATCACCACATCAACCTGCGCATGCACCGCGGCTACGACCACAGCTATTTCTTCATTGCCTCGTTCATTGACGACCACCTGACCTATCACGCCCAGGCCCTGGGGCTTCGGTGA
- a CDS encoding HD-GYP domain-containing protein, with the protein MHNLVRIAPGALELGRPLPWNVYDADGNVLLRQGYVIQTNSQLEQLFERGRFKPRKIERPHEEIFEDARERNPFADYPDLLHALETTLNAITEGDPSAQKRLMGLTRMIERTCTEAPDASLALIHLYSIGPTILEQTLFYAILSQFIARQFGLEEKRLSVLTAAALTANLALVPVADQLNASNKVLSDQQRTVIQKHPERSVQALQAAGIDNRLMNTIIAQHHEQADGSGYPLGLSGTDIRPEAEILALSERYVAMITKRAYRPRMNVANARRLIATLADGKFRPAIPRALLQVLGDYPPGILVRLDNNEVGVVTGRPVRARGPFVKAIFGPRGNRYSGTFERDTSILEFNIRALEEPEIMPSMDFSRIWGFQS; encoded by the coding sequence GTGCACAATCTGGTCCGAATCGCACCCGGCGCCCTTGAGCTGGGACGCCCCCTGCCCTGGAATGTCTATGACGCCGACGGCAACGTACTGCTGCGCCAGGGCTATGTGATACAGACCAATTCCCAGCTGGAGCAGCTGTTCGAACGAGGCCGGTTCAAACCGAGGAAGATCGAACGTCCCCACGAGGAGATCTTCGAGGATGCTCGCGAACGCAATCCGTTTGCCGATTACCCCGACCTGCTTCACGCGCTGGAAACCACGCTGAACGCCATCACCGAAGGCGACCCCTCGGCCCAGAAACGGTTGATGGGGCTCACGCGGATGATCGAGCGAACCTGCACCGAAGCGCCCGATGCCAGCCTGGCACTGATTCACCTCTATTCAATCGGCCCGACCATCCTGGAACAGACCCTGTTCTACGCCATCCTCAGCCAGTTCATCGCACGTCAGTTCGGGCTGGAAGAGAAACGTCTCAGCGTGCTCACCGCCGCCGCCCTGACCGCTAACCTGGCACTGGTGCCGGTCGCCGATCAGCTCAATGCCTCCAACAAGGTATTGAGCGACCAGCAACGCACCGTGATCCAGAAGCACCCGGAACGCAGCGTCCAGGCCCTTCAGGCCGCCGGCATCGATAACCGGCTGATGAACACGATCATCGCCCAGCACCACGAGCAGGCGGACGGTTCGGGCTACCCCCTGGGGCTGAGCGGAACCGATATTCGTCCAGAGGCGGAAATCCTGGCACTGTCGGAGCGTTACGTGGCGATGATCACCAAACGGGCTTACCGGCCCCGCATGAACGTCGCGAATGCCCGGCGGCTCATCGCCACGCTTGCAGACGGCAAGTTCCGCCCGGCCATTCCCAGGGCACTGCTTCAGGTACTGGGGGACTACCCGCCCGGCATTCTGGTCCGGCTCGACAACAACGAAGTCGGGGTGGTCACGGGCCGACCGGTCCGGGCCCGCGGCCCCTTCGTGAAGGCCATCTTCGGTCCCCGGGGCAACCGCTACAGCGGCACCTTCGAACGGGACACCAGCATTCTGGAGTTCAATATCCGGGCTCTCGAGGAGCCCGAAATCATGCCGTCGATGGATTTCAGCCGGATCTGGGGCTTCCAGTCCTGA
- a CDS encoding GGDEF domain-containing protein — translation MFYRLKTDFRLSIITLLGASAILGITPFAVFRFMQGNHLAGLVDVTILVGIVASVSHAWLTGRTERSGLFMAVMTSSSAVVVGAVTGEPGLFWVFPCLVTSFFLARPRLAIVINLGAILALMAQVDIFRSLVQMWSFAAGAVVVSACAYVFAHRNESQRERLEHLATIDPLTGVRNRRSMDQELALAVANADRTGLPYSVALLDLDHFKKINDEYGHSVGDDVLVDMVALTQQNTRRTDHLFRYGGEEFVLLLPGTYGDGLKTVLGNLQQILRKHLKHPGGPVTASFGVAQLALGENVDSWLARADAALYQAKASGRDCIIYADPAPVRSETAASREECSLT, via the coding sequence ATGTTCTACCGCCTGAAGACGGATTTCCGTCTGTCGATCATCACCCTGCTCGGTGCCAGTGCCATTCTGGGCATCACGCCGTTCGCGGTGTTCCGGTTCATGCAGGGAAACCATCTGGCCGGCCTGGTCGACGTCACCATACTGGTCGGTATTGTGGCCAGCGTGAGCCACGCCTGGTTGACGGGCCGAACCGAGCGCAGTGGCCTGTTCATGGCAGTCATGACGTCCTCCAGTGCCGTCGTGGTGGGCGCAGTGACCGGCGAGCCGGGGCTGTTCTGGGTATTTCCCTGCCTGGTCACCAGTTTCTTCCTGGCCCGTCCGCGGCTGGCCATCGTGATTAATCTGGGCGCCATCCTTGCCTTGATGGCCCAGGTCGACATTTTCCGGTCACTGGTTCAGATGTGGTCGTTCGCGGCGGGCGCGGTGGTCGTCAGTGCCTGTGCCTACGTGTTCGCCCACCGGAACGAAAGTCAGCGGGAAAGGCTGGAACACCTGGCGACCATTGATCCTCTCACCGGCGTGCGCAACCGGCGGTCCATGGACCAGGAGCTGGCCCTGGCGGTCGCCAATGCCGATCGTACCGGACTGCCCTACTCGGTGGCCTTGCTGGATCTCGATCACTTCAAGAAAATCAACGACGAGTATGGTCACAGCGTGGGTGACGACGTGCTGGTGGACATGGTTGCCCTGACCCAGCAGAACACCCGGCGAACGGATCACCTGTTTCGCTACGGGGGTGAAGAATTCGTGCTGTTGTTACCCGGTACCTACGGCGACGGCCTGAAAACGGTACTGGGCAACCTCCAGCAGATTCTCCGGAAACACCTGAAACATCCGGGTGGTCCGGTCACGGCCTCGTTCGGCGTGGCTCAGCTCGCGCTTGGTGAGAACGTCGACAGTTGGCTGGCGCGCGCCGACGCGGCCCTGTACCAGGCGAAAGCGTCGGGGCGCGATTGCATCATCTATGCAGATCCGGCTCCGGTGCGAAGCGAAACAGCCGCCAGCCGAGAAGAATGCTCGCTGACGTAA
- a CDS encoding MATE family efflux transporter, with product MDEIHQPLPETRQPLVRQTLGEWRTLATLGGPILIAQVAQMANGVIDTVMAGHASAEDLAAVGIGSSLWMPLFLFFMGLLGALQPIISGYNGARLLDRIMPATWQGLYLAAAGSVVMILLLTHVHPVLDLLNLEAHTAGITQGYLNAFAWGVPAMLLMTALRGLTDGLGHTRVIMAFSVLSTLINLPLNYIFIYGKLGLPAMGGVGCGWATSLSNGVAAIALLVYLNRSAAYRRFHLLADRAKPDLAGLVYILRIGVPIGFTIFVEASMFSIIALFLAPLGPVVVAGHQIALNVVSLLFMLPLSIGMALTLRVSFLMGAGTPDTARLISRSSLILAAATALVFAVMLWGFSEGIAALYTSEAEVQQVTIRLLLFAALFQIADVIQVTCISALRGYKDTRIPMFIMLFSFWGVGLPLGYLLTFTDVIRPAMGAAGFWVGLTGGLTSASILLGWRLFRFAPEPDLHR from the coding sequence ATGGATGAAATCCACCAGCCCCTACCGGAGACCCGCCAGCCGCTGGTACGCCAGACCCTGGGCGAGTGGCGAACCCTGGCGACCCTCGGCGGCCCCATCCTGATTGCCCAGGTCGCCCAGATGGCCAATGGCGTGATCGACACCGTCATGGCCGGCCACGCCAGTGCCGAAGACCTGGCGGCAGTGGGCATCGGCAGCAGCCTGTGGATGCCGCTGTTCCTGTTTTTCATGGGCCTTCTGGGTGCCCTGCAACCGATCATTTCCGGCTACAACGGTGCCCGGCTGCTGGACCGGATCATGCCGGCGACCTGGCAGGGCCTGTACCTGGCCGCCGCCGGCTCGGTGGTGATGATCCTGTTGCTGACCCACGTGCATCCGGTCCTCGATCTGCTGAACCTGGAAGCCCACACCGCCGGGATCACCCAGGGATACCTGAACGCCTTTGCCTGGGGCGTTCCGGCCATGCTGCTGATGACCGCACTGCGTGGACTCACCGATGGACTGGGCCATACCCGCGTGATCATGGCGTTTTCGGTCCTGAGCACCCTGATCAACCTGCCACTCAACTACATCTTCATCTACGGCAAGCTGGGGCTGCCGGCCATGGGTGGCGTGGGCTGCGGCTGGGCCACCTCCCTGTCCAACGGCGTCGCGGCCATCGCCCTGCTGGTGTACCTCAATCGCAGCGCCGCCTACCGGCGTTTTCACCTGCTTGCTGACCGCGCCAAACCGGACCTTGCCGGCCTGGTCTACATCCTCAGAATCGGCGTACCCATCGGCTTCACGATTTTCGTGGAAGCCAGTATGTTCTCGATCATCGCCCTGTTCCTGGCACCCCTCGGGCCGGTGGTCGTGGCCGGCCACCAGATCGCGCTGAACGTGGTCTCGCTGCTGTTCATGCTGCCCCTGAGCATTGGCATGGCTCTGACCCTGCGGGTCAGCTTCCTCATGGGGGCGGGAACACCGGACACCGCCCGGCTGATTTCGCGCAGTTCGCTGATCCTGGCGGCAGCCACCGCGCTGGTCTTCGCCGTCATGCTCTGGGGCTTTTCCGAGGGCATTGCAGCGCTCTACACCAGTGAAGCCGAGGTGCAACAGGTCACCATCCGGCTGTTGCTGTTTGCCGCCCTGTTCCAGATTGCGGACGTTATCCAGGTGACCTGCATCAGCGCCTTGCGGGGCTACAAGGACACCCGGATTCCGATGTTCATCATGCTGTTTTCGTTCTGGGGCGTGGGTCTGCCTCTGGGGTACCTGCTCACGTTCACCGACGTGATCAGACCGGCCATGGGGGCAGCCGGCTTCTGGGTAGGACTGACCGGGGGGCTTACGTCAGCGAGCATTCTTCTCGGCTGGCGGCTGTTTCGCTTCGCACCGGAGCCGGATCTGCATAGATGA
- a CDS encoding carboxylate/amino acid/amine transporter, producing the protein MGLLVFVTVLWAFSFSLIGEFLAGRVDSDFAVLSRVLLGALVFLPFTRWRGVPSGMKLGILVTGMLQFGITYLCLYRSFSYLSVPEVLLFTIFTPLYVTLIDDALFRRFSPMALVAAGIATLGAGIIRYDGLSEDFITGFLLLQVANFTFAAGQVGYKHIMRHFPLELPAYRTFGYFFFGALLIALPSFLIFGNAERLPTTSLQWGILAWLGLAASGLGLFLWNRGACYVDAGTLAIMNNALVPAGLFVNLLIWNRDADLMRLAIGGGVIAFSLWVNARFHPRARLVAST; encoded by the coding sequence ATGGGTTTACTGGTTTTCGTTACGGTTCTTTGGGCATTTTCGTTCAGCCTGATCGGCGAATTCCTGGCCGGTCGGGTCGACAGTGATTTTGCGGTACTCAGCCGGGTCCTGCTGGGGGCGCTGGTGTTCCTGCCGTTTACCCGCTGGCGCGGTGTGCCTTCCGGAATGAAACTGGGCATCCTGGTGACCGGCATGCTGCAGTTCGGGATCACTTACCTGTGCCTGTATCGGTCCTTCAGTTATCTGTCCGTTCCGGAAGTCTTGCTGTTCACCATCTTCACGCCCCTCTACGTGACGCTCATTGACGATGCCCTGTTCCGGCGATTTTCGCCGATGGCGCTGGTGGCGGCTGGCATTGCAACCCTGGGCGCGGGCATCATCCGGTACGATGGCCTGAGCGAGGACTTCATCACAGGCTTCCTGCTGCTGCAGGTGGCAAACTTCACCTTCGCCGCAGGCCAGGTGGGGTACAAACACATCATGCGGCATTTCCCGCTGGAACTGCCCGCGTATCGCACATTTGGCTACTTCTTCTTCGGGGCGCTGCTCATTGCCCTGCCGTCGTTCCTCATTTTCGGCAATGCCGAGCGCCTGCCGACCACGTCCCTGCAATGGGGCATCCTGGCCTGGTTGGGGCTGGCTGCCTCGGGGCTGGGTCTGTTCCTGTGGAATCGCGGTGCCTGCTATGTGGATGCCGGCACCCTGGCGATCATGAACAATGCCCTGGTGCCCGCGGGCTTGTTCGTTAACCTGCTGATCTGGAACCGGGACGCAGACCTCATGCGTCTGGCCATTGGGGGCGGTGTCATCGCGTTTTCCCTGTGGGTCAACGCCCGCTTCCATCCCCGAGCCCGCCTCGTGGCCTCGACGTAA
- a CDS encoding methyl-accepting chemotaxis protein → MRQNLPVTQREIRMRQGGRLITTTDLKGVITYCNEEFVEISGFSREELIGQAHNIIRHPDMPGPVFQGMWDYLKAGQAWMGVVKNRAKSGDHYWVSAYVTPIRENGRTVGYESVRVEPTREQVARAEALYARISAGKSVQSAGSRVAAALRSGWPMLLSLVLSLVALGFDHTWLAAALVVIGHALGAGLILKSVTGRLNRLLDLRPDAFRDPVVARTYSNEDGLFSQMGLVLKSEEARIRTALARIDDQAELLYEQARASYGYISEGASAIARQRAETDQTASAINEMTASIQEVTESVTNNAREAEEANRLAGVGSQRSSEALVAIEQLVGRVNGIGQSISKLGESTNSIGEAASLISEIADQTNLLALNAAIEAARAGEQGRGFAVVADEVRSLARRTRESTVRIQDVIDDFRRQVDSAVQATRDGEAVASQGLEKVRGAESSLRDIVTSIETISDSFISMSAAFEEQSQVSDEINQQITNIAELADHSEEQADAAKKSSDHLSGMSRGLKDLVARFISKNG, encoded by the coding sequence ATGCGACAAAATCTCCCGGTTACCCAGCGTGAAATCAGGATGCGTCAGGGTGGGCGACTGATCACCACCACCGACCTCAAAGGGGTGATTACCTACTGCAACGAGGAATTCGTTGAGATCAGCGGGTTTTCCCGAGAGGAGCTGATCGGACAGGCCCACAACATCATTCGTCACCCGGACATGCCGGGGCCAGTGTTCCAGGGTATGTGGGACTACCTCAAGGCGGGTCAAGCCTGGATGGGCGTCGTCAAGAACCGGGCCAAGAGCGGTGACCATTACTGGGTCAGCGCCTACGTGACGCCGATCCGTGAAAACGGTCGAACGGTGGGTTACGAGTCGGTTCGGGTTGAACCGACCCGGGAACAGGTGGCTCGGGCTGAAGCCCTGTATGCCCGCATCTCCGCCGGCAAATCGGTGCAGAGTGCCGGCAGCAGGGTGGCCGCGGCGCTCAGGTCCGGGTGGCCAATGTTGCTGTCCCTGGTGCTGAGTCTGGTAGCCCTCGGCTTCGACCACACCTGGCTGGCGGCGGCGCTGGTGGTGATTGGCCATGCGCTTGGTGCCGGCCTGATCCTGAAGTCCGTGACCGGACGCCTTAATCGATTGCTTGATCTGCGCCCCGATGCCTTCCGGGATCCGGTGGTTGCGCGCACCTACAGCAATGAAGATGGATTGTTCTCCCAAATGGGCCTGGTGCTGAAGAGCGAGGAGGCCCGAATCCGGACGGCACTGGCCCGCATCGACGACCAGGCCGAGCTGCTGTACGAGCAGGCCCGGGCCTCCTATGGCTACATCAGTGAGGGTGCCTCAGCCATCGCCCGTCAGCGCGCGGAAACCGATCAAACAGCGTCGGCCATCAATGAGATGACGGCCTCGATCCAGGAGGTTACGGAATCGGTTACCAACAACGCCCGGGAGGCGGAGGAAGCCAATCGCCTGGCCGGGGTCGGTAGCCAGCGCAGCTCCGAGGCCCTGGTGGCCATCGAGCAACTGGTTGGCCGGGTAAACGGGATTGGGCAGAGCATCAGCAAGCTGGGGGAATCCACCAACAGCATTGGCGAGGCCGCGAGCCTGATCTCCGAGATTGCCGATCAGACCAACCTGCTGGCGCTGAACGCCGCCATCGAGGCGGCCCGTGCCGGCGAACAGGGTCGGGGCTTTGCCGTGGTGGCGGACGAAGTGCGCTCCCTTGCCCGTCGAACCCGGGAATCCACGGTTCGCATCCAGGACGTGATTGACGATTTTCGCCGACAGGTCGACTCGGCCGTGCAGGCAACACGGGATGGCGAAGCCGTGGCCAGTCAAGGCCTGGAAAAAGTTCGCGGGGCGGAGAGCTCCCTACGGGACATCGTGACTTCGATTGAAACCATCTCGGACAGCTTCATCAGCATGTCGGCGGCGTTCGAAGAGCAAAGTCAGGTGTCCGATGAGATCAATCAGCAGATCACCAACATTGCCGAGTTGGCGGATCACAGCGAGGAGCAGGCCGATGCGGCGAAAAAGAGCAGCGATCACCTCAGCGGCATGTCCCGCGGCCTGAAAGACCTGG